A genomic stretch from Theobroma cacao cultivar B97-61/B2 chromosome 4, Criollo_cocoa_genome_V2, whole genome shotgun sequence includes:
- the LOC18602053 gene encoding uncharacterized protein LOC18602053, whose translation MNHCNLQQNAAVSAYEEMLGLISISDHQKGGSVVCPKPRRIGVLANNPIGPLRLHMSHQAEVSDSKAGAELLDIILKKEDFGTEQSATQVASSPPFFCGSPPSRAANPLVQDARFGEERLAALSTLQIPSPSSQSPSARKGGCVRMKFGLKPAAVRVEGFDCLNRDLQNSSIPAMA comes from the exons ATGAATCATTGCAATCTTCAGCAGAACGCCGCTGTTTCGGCCTATGAGGAGATGCTAGGGTTGATCTCTATCTCTGATCATCAGAAGGGAGGCTCCGTTGTTTGCCCTAAGCCTCGGCGAATCGGGGTTCTTGCCAATAACCCTATCGGGCCCTTGAGATTGCATATGAg TCATCAAGCTGAAGTAAGCGATTCGAAAGCCGGTGCTGAGCTTTTAGATATCATCCTCAAGAAG GAGGATTTCGGGACAGAACAATCTGCAACCCAGGTAGCATCATCACCTCCATTTTTTTGTGGGTCGCCTCCAAGCAGGGCTGCTAACCCGCTTGTGCAAGATGCCCGATTTGGTGAGGAAAGACTTGCAGCCCTTTCAACATTGCAAATCCCATCCCCATCGTCTCAATCACCATCAGCACGCAAAGGAGGGTGTGTTAGGATGAAGTTTGGCCTTAAACCGGCCGCCGTTAGAGTAGAAGGATTTGATTGCCTTAACAGGGATCTTCAGAATTCCAGCATCCCTGCTATGGCTtag
- the LOC108660453 gene encoding uncharacterized protein LOC108660453 — translation MKRAKVSSVYEGRGRKRGIEGEEEGEDSSKSARMSAKARTNGLRARKALSIISNNRTIITRSMSTKTVEENGEEKVVEVDGEEKNMNDDNKALEEQQPVNEVVEKKGDDDGGLTLEDWPLTWSFEEELTWFKAGHQCGWYSYWETMNGDFWKPKDDNQEDFWNDEPWNFDGKNEIPKP, via the coding sequence ATGAAAAGAGCAAAGGTTAGCTCTGTGTATGAAGGGAGAGGAAGGAAGAGAGGCatagaaggagaagaagaggGGGAGGATTCATCAAAGAGTGCGAGAATGAGTGCAAAGGCAAGAACAAATGGCCTTAGGGCTAGGAAAGCTCTATCTATCATTTCCAATAACCGAACGATAATAACTAGGTCTATGTCAACCAAAACAGTGGAGGAGAACGGTGAAGAAAAGGTGGTTGAGGTTGACGGAGAGGAGAAGAACATGAATGATGATAACAAAGCTTTGGAGGAGCAGCAGCCAGTCAATGAGGTGGTGGAGAAAAAGGGAGATGATGATGGAGGGCTGACCTTGGAGGACTGGCCATTGACATGGAGTTTTGAGGAGGAGTTGACGTGGTTCAAAGCAGGGCATCAATGTGGATGGTATTCCTATTGGGAGACCATGAATGGTGATTTCTGGAAGCCAAAAGACGACAACCAGGAGGACTTTTGGAACGATGAGCCATGGAACTTTGATGGCAAAAATGAAATCCCAAAGCCTTAG
- the LOC18602056 gene encoding ribulose bisphosphate carboxylase small chain, chloroplastic, whose translation MASSMISSATVATVNRASPAQASMVAPFTGLKSTSALPVARKANNDITSLASNGGRVQCMQVWPPLGKKKFETLSYLPDLTRERLFKEVEYLLRNKWVPCLEFELEHGFVYRENLRIPGYYDGRCWIMWKLPMFGCTDASQVLKELDEAKKTYPTAFIRIIGFDNRRQVQCISFIAYKPPGYEN comes from the exons ATGGCTTCCTCAATGATCTCATCGGCAACCGTCGCCACCGTTAACCGTGCCTCCCCGGCACAGGCCAGCATGGTCGCCCCATTCACCGGCCTCAAGTCTACCTCTGCTCTCCCAGTCGCTCGCAAGGCCAACAACGACATTACTTCTCTCGCAAGCAATGGTGGCAGAGTGCAATGCATGCAG GTGTGGCCTCCACTGGGGAAGAAGAAGTTTGAGACTCTCTCATACCTCCCTGATCTCACTCGAGAGAGGTTGTTTAAGGAAGTAGAATACCTTCTTCGCAATAAGTGGGTTCCGTGCTTGGAATTCGAATTGGAG CACGGATTCGTGTACCGTGAGAACCTCAGGATACCTGGGTACTATGATGGGCGCTGCTGGATCATGTGGAAACTTCCCATGTTCGGATGCACTGACGCATCCCAGGTGTTGAAGGAGCTTGATGAGGCCAAGAAGACTTACCCCACGGCATTCATCAGAATCATCGGATTCGACAACAGGCGTCAAGTGCAGTGCATCAGTTTCATTGCCTACAAGCCCCCAGGCTACGAAAATTAA
- the LOC18602058 gene encoding ankyrin-1, protein MNERLRGAAHSGSIDALYASIQENAHVFELIDQIPFVDTSLHLAAKAGHVEFVMEMMNLKPSFARKLNQDGLSPIHLALAYEQKEMVDLLLASDKDLACVKDTTTRNETALHIAVQSNRFDALEVLAKTAQWPFRTFRDNSKVLGIEVLNRKNNDGNTALHLAALNNQPQMMKLLLECKVDKNAINQSGLTTMDISQEQSQVDNKECIEILRRAIRLKCSIPPAPSLQDKLRSKLTFHEKLFGEAFREIFDISVERSNALLVISVLILTATYQATLSPPGGLGQRGSGGNNGSIGAGPAHLLGKSTMEDPTSNLGKSMPIRMKGVRCEAK, encoded by the exons ATGAACGAAAGATTGAGGGGGGCTGCTCATTCGGGAAGCATTGATGCACTGTATGCATCAATTCAGGAGAATGCCCATGTTTTTGAGCTTATTGATCAGATTCCTTTTGTTGACACTTCACTACACCTGGCTGCAAAAGCCGGGCACGTCGAATTTGTCATGGAGATGATGAACTTAAAGCCATCATTTGCCAGGAAGCTGAACCAAGACGGTTTGAGCCCCATTCACCTTGCCTTGGCATATGAACAAAAAGAGATGGTAGATCTTCTCCTAGCAAGTGATAAAGATCTTGCTTGTGTCAAGG ATACCACAACTCGAAATGAAACTGCTCTTCACATTGCAGTGCAAAGCAATAGATTCGACGCTCTTGAAGTCCTAGCAAAGACTGCACAGTGGCCTTTCAGGACCTTTCGTGACAATAGCAAAGTTTTGGGAATAGAAGTCCTAAACAGGAAGAACAACGATGGAAACACAGCGTTGCACTTGGCCGCATTGAATAATCAACCCCAG ATGATGAAACTCTTATTAGAATGTAAAGTTGATAAAAACGCCATTAATCAGAGTGGCTTAACGACAATGGATATCTCACAAGAACAAAGCCAAGTTGACAATAAAGAGTGTATAGAGATTCTACGCCGTGCCATAAGGCTTAAATGCTCAATCCCTCCAGCTCCATCGTTACAAGATAAGTTAAGGTCGAAGCTGacatttcatgaaaaattatttggtGAAGCCTTTCGTGAAATTTTTGATATCTCAGTTGAGCGGAGCAATGCTTTGCTCGTGATATCAGTTTTGATTCTAACAGCTACTTACCAAGCTACTCTTAGTCCACCCGGTGGGTTGGGGCAGCGTGGCAGTGGTGGAAATAATGGTTCCATAGGCGCCGGCCCTGCCCATCTGCTGGGGAAATCAACCATGGAGGACCCAACTTCCAATCTCGGAAAATCAA TGCCTATTAGAATGAAAGGGGTCAGATGTGAGGCcaaataa